The following are from one region of the Noviherbaspirillum sedimenti genome:
- a CDS encoding YidB family protein, producing MGLFDSIAGQLGGMIPGAGNGDSQGGLLEAGMSLLNSQGGLQGLIQTFQEHGLGDTVASWIGTGSNLPISADQIQSVLGSEQVQAIAQKLGLSTAEASGSLATMLPQLIDRLTPDGQLPEGGGMLEQGLNLLKGLGR from the coding sequence ATGGGTCTATTCGATTCGATCGCCGGCCAGTTGGGTGGCATGATCCCGGGTGCCGGCAATGGCGACAGCCAGGGCGGCTTGCTGGAAGCGGGGATGTCCCTGCTGAACAGCCAGGGTGGCTTGCAGGGCCTGATCCAGACGTTCCAGGAGCATGGTCTGGGCGATACGGTGGCTTCCTGGATTGGCACCGGCAGCAACTTGCCGATTTCCGCGGACCAAATCCAGTCCGTGCTGGGCAGCGAGCAGGTGCAGGCGATCGCCCAGAAGCTGGGCTTGTCCACGGCCGAGGCTTCCGGCAGCCTGGCAACCATGCTGCCGCAGCTGATAGACCGGCTGACGCCCGACGGCCAGCTGCCCGAAGGCGGCGGCATGCTGGAACAGGGATTGAACTTGCTCAAGGGTTTGGGGCGATAG
- a CDS encoding GGDEF domain-containing protein, translating into MSDQAKTAIGGDTLRLRYETIEARRRTLLVYLGNGVASVFLFGFGIANLLEDRYTLAWFSLIHGCITLGNILLLRVTRNPDWASYGFAYGLLALFVFLTITGGVDHTGPLWGYPMVAVALSILRARLGLAIIVAMLCIALLLFLAPPSFIEVAPYSTAFKVRYTATFLALILFTWLHEFARARSQAELIRVSAQIDRLSQTDVLTDLPNRRYMLERLEAENSRYRRHQRPYAILYGDVDDFKQINDRYGHQAGDEALCAIAQALRANLRQHDVVCRWGGEEFLVLLPETGADIALEVAEKLRAAIAAVDFRPADGAHRLTMSFGLHTVLCQDSVDHFIQQADRKLYHAKQTGKNRAVAELATA; encoded by the coding sequence ATGTCAGACCAGGCGAAGACAGCGATTGGCGGTGACACACTGCGCCTGCGCTATGAAACGATCGAGGCGCGTCGACGGACTCTGCTCGTCTATCTCGGCAACGGCGTCGCCAGCGTCTTCCTGTTCGGCTTCGGCATCGCCAACCTGTTGGAAGACCGCTACACGCTGGCCTGGTTTTCCCTGATCCATGGCTGCATCACCCTCGGCAACATCCTGCTGTTGCGCGTCACCCGCAATCCCGACTGGGCGAGTTACGGCTTCGCGTATGGCTTGCTGGCGCTGTTCGTTTTTCTGACTATCACCGGCGGCGTCGATCACACCGGGCCGCTGTGGGGGTATCCGATGGTCGCCGTGGCGCTGTCGATCCTGCGCGCGCGGCTCGGCCTGGCAATCATCGTGGCAATGTTGTGCATTGCTCTCCTGCTGTTCCTGGCACCACCGTCCTTCATCGAGGTCGCGCCCTACTCGACCGCTTTCAAGGTCCGCTACACCGCCACCTTTCTGGCACTGATTCTGTTTACCTGGCTGCACGAGTTCGCGCGCGCCAGGAGCCAGGCGGAACTGATCCGCGTCAGCGCGCAAATCGACCGGCTCTCGCAGACCGACGTCCTCACCGACCTGCCCAACCGCCGCTACATGCTTGAGCGGCTGGAGGCGGAAAACAGCCGCTATCGGCGGCACCAGCGCCCGTACGCGATCCTGTATGGGGATGTCGATGATTTCAAACAGATCAATGACCGCTATGGCCACCAGGCCGGCGACGAAGCCTTGTGCGCCATCGCCCAGGCCTTGCGCGCCAATCTGCGCCAGCATGATGTGGTATGCCGCTGGGGCGGCGAGGAATTTCTGGTGCTATTGCCGGAAACCGGCGCCGACATTGCCCTGGAAGTGGCCGAGAAGCTGCGCGCGGCGATTGCCGCCGTCGACTTTCGCCCGGCCGATGGCGCGCACCGCCTGACCATGAGCTTCGGCCTGCACACAGTTCTTTGCCAGGACAGCGTCGACCACTTTATCCAGCAAGCCGACCGCAAGCTCTATCACGCCAAGCAGACCGGCAAGAATCGCGCGGTGGCCGAACTGGCAACGGCCTGA
- a CDS encoding DUF1289 domain-containing protein translates to MAPPPKNRPDTPCVAVCSTLFDDVCRGCGRTATEVSHWVTMSAAEKDAVWIRITREGYPKRQG, encoded by the coding sequence ATGGCGCCGCCGCCTAAAAATCGCCCGGATACGCCCTGCGTGGCGGTGTGTTCCACCCTGTTCGACGATGTCTGCCGTGGTTGCGGACGCACCGCGACGGAAGTCTCGCACTGGGTCACCATGTCCGCAGCGGAAAAGGATGCAGTGTGGATCAGGATTACCCGCGAAGGCTATCCGAAGCGGCAGGGCTGA